Proteins from a genomic interval of Piscinibacter sp. HJYY11:
- the ybiB gene encoding DNA-binding protein YbiB, protein MSISHYIKEIGRGKEGARSLKREQAYDLMSQVLEGQVTDLELGAFALAMRIKGETIDETAGFLQATVERCLPIATTRTAVVLPSYNGARKLPNLTPLLALLLAHEDIPVLVHGMPEDPGRVTTAEIFHDLGLPIARDAADVASAWARHEPVYIRTDVLCPPLARLLDARWTIGLRNSGHTVAKLLDPCQAGTAVRVVNYTHPEYGQMLTGFLQHTVANAMLMRGTEGEPVADPRRLPKLDVFIDGALRGDLSVSAHDGVLRELPVLPRTCDAATTAMYIQSVISGEKPAPAPLMQQVRCLQAALDALAHAHPRERTA, encoded by the coding sequence ATGAGCATCAGCCACTACATCAAGGAAATCGGTCGCGGCAAGGAAGGTGCCCGATCGCTGAAGCGCGAACAGGCTTACGACCTGATGAGCCAGGTGCTCGAAGGCCAGGTCACCGACCTCGAGCTCGGCGCCTTTGCACTCGCGATGCGCATCAAGGGCGAGACCATCGACGAGACCGCTGGCTTCCTGCAAGCCACCGTCGAACGTTGCCTGCCCATCGCGACGACGCGCACGGCCGTCGTGCTGCCTTCCTACAACGGCGCGCGCAAGCTGCCGAACCTCACGCCGCTGCTGGCCCTGCTGCTGGCGCATGAAGACATCCCGGTGCTGGTGCACGGCATGCCGGAGGACCCGGGCCGAGTGACGACGGCTGAAATCTTCCACGACCTCGGCCTGCCGATTGCACGCGACGCGGCCGACGTGGCCTCGGCGTGGGCACGCCACGAGCCGGTCTACATCCGCACCGACGTGCTGTGCCCGCCGCTCGCACGCCTGCTCGACGCACGCTGGACGATCGGCCTGCGCAACTCGGGCCACACCGTCGCCAAGCTGCTCGACCCGTGCCAGGCCGGCACCGCGGTGCGCGTCGTCAACTACACGCACCCGGAGTACGGGCAGATGCTCACCGGCTTCCTGCAGCACACCGTGGCCAACGCGATGCTGATGCGCGGGACCGAAGGCGAGCCCGTCGCCGACCCGCGCCGTCTGCCGAAGCTCGACGTCTTCATCGACGGGGCCTTGCGCGGCGACCTGTCCGTGTCCGCCCACGACGGCGTGCTGCGCGAACTGCCCGTCCTGCCGCGCACCTGCGACGCCGCCACCACCGCGATGTACATCCAGTCGGTGATCAGCGGCGAGAAGCCGGCACCGGCGCCACTGATGCAGCAGGTGCGCTGCCTGCAGGCCGCACTCGACGCGCTGGCCCACGCCCACCCCCGCGAGCGGACGGCCTGA
- a CDS encoding sterol desaturase family protein has product MLELDKLNQLTESHGELRRGKGMVTGVIAFVLALLCFLGVLAFHFPQYLTTPELRKSYDVNVIRTIMLVAIGISGGLSLLNIIRGRARWLALWTFALVAITLALGGHKVEVDPNFPDHTPYIGLDWFILDLLGSTLIFIFIEKMWALRKDQPVFRAEWQTDMHHFIVNHMVVGFILLATNLLVHKLFGWAAHDGIRGWVSGLNFWVALFLIILVADLVQYWTHRAYHEVPLLWRLHAVHHSVKSMDWLAGSRQHILELLITRTLVLAPIYVLGFSKQVIDAYIIVVGFQAVFNHANVSVRLGPLRYLIVTPNFHHWHHSQDDEAIDKNYAAHFAFLDHLFGTAVKSDREWPAQYGVVGDYVPNGFWKQVKFPFTWKG; this is encoded by the coding sequence ATGCTCGAACTCGACAAGCTCAACCAGCTCACCGAATCGCACGGCGAGCTGCGCCGCGGCAAAGGCATGGTGACCGGCGTGATCGCCTTCGTGCTGGCCCTGCTGTGTTTCCTGGGCGTCCTGGCCTTCCACTTCCCGCAGTACCTGACCACGCCTGAGCTGCGCAAGAGCTACGACGTCAACGTCATCCGCACCATCATGCTGGTGGCCATTGGCATCTCGGGTGGGCTCTCGCTGCTCAACATCATCCGCGGCCGTGCCCGCTGGCTGGCGCTGTGGACCTTTGCCCTCGTCGCCATCACGCTGGCGCTCGGCGGCCACAAGGTCGAGGTCGACCCCAACTTCCCCGACCACACGCCCTACATCGGCCTCGACTGGTTCATCCTCGACCTGCTCGGCTCCACGCTGATCTTCATCTTCATCGAGAAGATGTGGGCGCTGCGGAAAGACCAGCCTGTCTTCCGCGCCGAGTGGCAGACCGACATGCACCACTTCATCGTGAACCACATGGTGGTGGGCTTCATCCTGCTGGCGACCAACCTCTTGGTGCACAAGCTCTTCGGCTGGGCGGCGCACGACGGCATCCGCGGCTGGGTGTCGGGGCTCAATTTCTGGGTGGCGCTCTTCCTCATCATCCTCGTCGCCGACCTGGTGCAGTACTGGACGCACCGCGCCTACCACGAGGTGCCGCTGCTGTGGCGCCTGCATGCGGTGCACCACAGCGTGAAGAGCATGGACTGGCTGGCCGGGTCGCGCCAGCACATCCTCGAGCTGCTGATCACCCGCACGCTGGTGCTGGCGCCCATCTACGTGCTCGGCTTCAGCAAGCAGGTGATCGACGCCTACATCATCGTGGTGGGCTTCCAGGCGGTGTTCAACCACGCCAACGTGAGCGTGCGGCTCGGGCCGTTGCGCTACCTGATCGTCACGCCCAACTTCCACCACTGGCATCACTCGCAGGACGACGAGGCGATCGACAAGAACTACGCGGCGCACTTTGCTTTCCTCGACCACCTCTTCGGCACCGCGGTGAAGTCAGACCGCGAATGGCCGGCGCAGTATGGCGTCGTCGGTGACTACGTGCCCAACGGCTTCTGGAAGCAGGTCAAGTTCCCGTTCACCTGGAAAGGCTGA